A genome region from Manihot esculenta cultivar AM560-2 chromosome 5, M.esculenta_v8, whole genome shotgun sequence includes the following:
- the LOC110615214 gene encoding filament-like plant protein 4 isoform X2 yields the protein MDRRSWPWKKKSSDKADKNAAAIDSAGGTVASSRSLMDKDNYKKPNYVQISVESYTHLTGLEEQVKTYEDQVKTYEQQVQTLEDEIKELNEKLCTANSEMITKENLVKQHAKVAEEAVSGWEKAEAEALALKTHLESVTLSKLTAEDRASHLDGALKECMRQIRNLKEEHEQKLQDVIISKTRQFDKIKLEFEAKIANLDQELLRSAAENATLSRSLQERSNMLIKISEEKSQAEAEIELLKSNIESCEREINTLKYELHIVSKELEIRNEEKNMSMRSAEAANKQHMEGVKKIAKLEAECQRLRGLVRKKLPGPAALAQMKLEVENLGRDYGDSRLRRSPIKPPSPHLSVPEFSLDNAHKFHKQNEFLTERMLAMEEDTKMLKEALAKRNSELQASRNLCAKAESRLQSLEAQLQVNNQQKGSPKSMIQVPTEGYPGQNMSSPPSLISMSEDGNDDAQSCAESWATSFITELSQLKKEKSSEKPINTKNAKHLELMDDFLEMERLACLNADDAMTISDSPNNKTSEIQNGDPSIDVSSVKDTLSEGQSIVNPLVNYVSSNMDSDLGPNADQSPLMKLRSRISMLLESTSNDADVGKILEDVKRVVQDAHDALCQQSVSCVSEQVSTLDDAACNGQTCSEDAILTGEKEIILPQDIKAATEPVHSVSISQELVTAISSIHDFILCLGQEAIAVHDTSSDGDGLSKKIEEFSVTFNKVLNGDTSLDGFVSDLARVLAKASELRFNVLGYKDPEGEINSPDCIDKVALPENKVLQRDSSGERYQNGCAHISSPNSNPEVPDDGNLVSGYGSNTASCQVSLEEYEELKSEKDSMTADLARCAENLELTKSQLHETEQLLAEVKSQLASAHKLNSLAETQLKCMAESYRSLEAHSEELETEVNLLQGKVETLVNELQDEKRCHWDALTRCKELEEQLKMKASATEVDLKTKQEREIASAAEKLAECQETIFQLGKQLKAFRSQTEPIGSPHYERSQRGEGFAEEEPTTSGMNLQDFDQAEMDSTVSANTHRTGAESPMDLYSQACSPSDTEGSFSRSPINSKHSKHRSTMSTSSSSTVVQTLEKHPRGFSRFFSSKGKNGN from the exons ATGGATCGTCGAAGTTGGCCCTGGAAGAAAAAATCATCTGACAAGGCCGATAAAAATGCTGCAGCAATTGATTCTGCTGGTGGTACTGTGGCTTCAAGCAGATCGCTGATGGATAAG GATAACTACAAAAAACCCAACTATGTACAGATTTCAGTGGAATCATACACCCATCTGACTGGTTTGGAGGAGCAAGTGAAAACATATGAGGATCAAGTGAAAACATATGAGCAACAAGTTCAGACTTTGGAAGATGAAATTAAGGAGCTGAATGAAAAGCTATGTACAGCCAATTCAGAGATGATTACAAAGGAAAACCTTGTGAAACAGCACGCTAAAGTTGCTGAGGAAGCTGTTTCAG GTTGGGAAAAGGCTGAAGCAGAAGCTTTGGCACTGAAAACGCATCTAGAATCAGTTACACTTTCAAAGCTCACTGCTGAAGATCGGGCATCACATTTGGATGGCGCTCTTAAAGAGTGCATGCGGCAGATACGAAACCTGAAGGAGGAACATGAACAGAAATTGCAAGATGTTATTATCTCAAAGACCAGACAATTTGACAAAATTAAGCTCGAGTTTGAAGCAAAAATAGCTAATTTAGACCAAGAACTCCTTCGGTCTGCAGCTGAAAATGCTACTCTTTCGAGGTCACTGCAAGAGCGTTCTAACATGCTAATCAAAATAAGTGAAGAAAAATCACAAGCTGAGGCCGAGATTGAACTTTTGAAGAGCAATATTGAATCATGTGAAAGGGAAATAAATACACTTAAATATGAACTCCACATAGTTTCCAAGGAGCTGGAGATCCGTAATGAGGAAAAGAATATGAGCATGAGATCTGCTGAGGCAGCAAACAAGCAGCACATGGAGGGTGTCAAAAAAATAGCTAAGCTGGAAGCAGAGTGCCAGAGGTTACGCGGTCTTGTGCGGAAGAAGTTGCCTGGTCCTGCTGCACTTGCCCAAATGAAGCTAGAAGTTGAGAATTTAGGCCGAGATTATGGAGATTCTCGACTAAGGAGGTCACCTATTAAGCCTCCTAGTCCGCATCTGTCCGTGCCTGAATTTTCACTTGACAATGCTCATAAATTCCATAAACAGAATGAATTTCTCACGGAGCGTATGTTGGCCATGGAAGAAGATACAAAGATGCTGAAAGAAGCTTTGGCAAAGCGTAATAGCGAACTGCAGGCTTCTAGGAATCTGTGTGCCAAGGCAGAAAGTAGGCTTCAAAGTTTAGAAGCACAACTTCAAGTAAACAATCAACAGAAAGGTTCACCAAAATCTATGATTCAGGTTCCTACTGAAGGTTACCCTGGTCAAAATATGAGTAGTCCACCTAGCTTGATCTCCATGTCTGAAGATGGAAATGATGATGCCCAAAGTTGTGCTGAATCTTGGGCAACATCATTTATCACTGAGCTCTCTCAATTAAAGAAGGAAAAGAGCAGTGAAAAGCCAATTAACACAAAAAATGCTAAGCACTTGGAGCTCATGGATGATTTCCTGGAGATGGAGAGGTTGGCTTGCTTAAATGCAGATGATGCGATGACAATTTCAGATTCTCCAAACAATAAGACATCTGAAATTCAGAATGGTGATCCTTCAATTGATGTCTCTTCAGTCAAGGATACCCTGTCTGAAGGACAGTCTATTGTGAATCCATTAGTGAATTATGTATCTTCAAATATGGATTCTGATTTGGGACCTAATGCAGACCAGTCACCATTGATGAAGCTCCGGTCAAGAATTTCCATGTTACTCGAGTCTACATCTAATGATGCTGATGTGGGAAAAATTTTAGAGGATGTTAAACGTGTTGTGCAGGATGCACATGATGCTTTGTGTCAGCAGTCAGTAAGTTGTGTTTCTGAGCAAGTGAGTACACTTGATGATGCTGCATGCAATGGGCAGACTTGTTCTGAAGATGCCATCTTAACAGGAGAGAAGGAAATCATTTTGCCCCAAGATATTAAGGCAGCCACAGAGCCGGTACACTCAGTGTCAATCAGCCAAGAGTTGGTTACTGCCATTTCTAGTATTCACGATTTTATTTTGTGCCTGGGCCAGGAAGCAATAGCAGTTCATGACACATCCTCTGATGGTGATGGTCTGAGTAAAAAAATTGAGGAATTTTCTGTCACCTTTAATAAAGTGTTAAACGGCGATACAAGTTTGGATGGTTTTGTTTCTGACCTTGCTCGTGTATTAGCAAAAGCCAGTGAGCTTAGATTTAATGTCCTGGGTTATAAAGATCCTGAAGGAGAAATCAATAGTCCTGATTGCATAGATAAGGTTGCCTTACCTGAGAATAAAGTCCTTCAGAGGGATTCTTCAGGAGAAAGATATCAAAATGGTTGTGCCCACATTTCTAGTCCTAACTCTAACCCTGAGGTCCCTGATGATGGAAATTTGGTATCAGGCTATGGGTCAAATACAGCATCGTGCCAAGTCTCACTGGAGGAATATGAAGAATTGAAATCAGAGAAAGACAGCATGACTGCGGATCTTGCTAGGTGCGCTGAAAATCTGGAATTGACAAAATCCCAGTTGCATGAAACCGAGCAGCTTCTAGCTGAAGTTAAATCACAATTGGCTTCCGCACATAAGTTGAATAGCTTGGCTGAGACACAGCTGAAATGTATGGCAGAGTCATACAGATCACTTGAAGCTCATTCAGAGGAGTTGGAAACTGAGGTGAACCTTCTGCAAGGAAAAGTAGAAACCCTGGTGAATGAGCTTCAAGATGAAAAGCGATGTCATTGGGATGCTTTGACCAGATGCAAGGAGCTAGAAGAGCAACTGAAAAT GAAAGCTTCAGCTACTGAGGTTGACCTCAAGACCAAACAA GAAAGAGAGATAGCATCTGCAGCTGAAAAGCTAGCAGAGTGCCAGGAGACCATATTTCAACTTGGAAAGCAGTTGAAAGCTTTCCGTTCTCAAACAGAACCTATAGGATCTCCACACTACGAGAGGAGTCAAAGAGGCGAAGGATTTGCTGAAGAGGAACCCACCACCAGTGGCATGAACTTGCAGGACTTTGATCAGGCTGAAATGGATAGTACTGTTTCAGCAAACACACACAGAACAGGCGCCGAGTCGCCCATGGATTTGTATAGCCAAGCGTGTAGTCCATCTGATACCGAAGGAAGCTTCTCAAGATCACCAATCAATTCAAAGCATTCAAAACACAGGTCTACAATGTCGACGTCCTCATCTTCCACTGTTGTTCAGACGCTGGAGAAACATCCACGAGGTTTTAGCAGGTTCTTTTCCTCAAAAGGAAAGAATGGCAATTAG
- the LOC110615214 gene encoding filament-like plant protein 4 isoform X1: MSIRFDRAFAKEMSAMDRRSWPWKKKSSDKADKNAAAIDSAGGTVASSRSLMDKDNYKKPNYVQISVESYTHLTGLEEQVKTYEDQVKTYEQQVQTLEDEIKELNEKLCTANSEMITKENLVKQHAKVAEEAVSGWEKAEAEALALKTHLESVTLSKLTAEDRASHLDGALKECMRQIRNLKEEHEQKLQDVIISKTRQFDKIKLEFEAKIANLDQELLRSAAENATLSRSLQERSNMLIKISEEKSQAEAEIELLKSNIESCEREINTLKYELHIVSKELEIRNEEKNMSMRSAEAANKQHMEGVKKIAKLEAECQRLRGLVRKKLPGPAALAQMKLEVENLGRDYGDSRLRRSPIKPPSPHLSVPEFSLDNAHKFHKQNEFLTERMLAMEEDTKMLKEALAKRNSELQASRNLCAKAESRLQSLEAQLQVNNQQKGSPKSMIQVPTEGYPGQNMSSPPSLISMSEDGNDDAQSCAESWATSFITELSQLKKEKSSEKPINTKNAKHLELMDDFLEMERLACLNADDAMTISDSPNNKTSEIQNGDPSIDVSSVKDTLSEGQSIVNPLVNYVSSNMDSDLGPNADQSPLMKLRSRISMLLESTSNDADVGKILEDVKRVVQDAHDALCQQSVSCVSEQVSTLDDAACNGQTCSEDAILTGEKEIILPQDIKAATEPVHSVSISQELVTAISSIHDFILCLGQEAIAVHDTSSDGDGLSKKIEEFSVTFNKVLNGDTSLDGFVSDLARVLAKASELRFNVLGYKDPEGEINSPDCIDKVALPENKVLQRDSSGERYQNGCAHISSPNSNPEVPDDGNLVSGYGSNTASCQVSLEEYEELKSEKDSMTADLARCAENLELTKSQLHETEQLLAEVKSQLASAHKLNSLAETQLKCMAESYRSLEAHSEELETEVNLLQGKVETLVNELQDEKRCHWDALTRCKELEEQLKMKASATEVDLKTKQEREIASAAEKLAECQETIFQLGKQLKAFRSQTEPIGSPHYERSQRGEGFAEEEPTTSGMNLQDFDQAEMDSTVSANTHRTGAESPMDLYSQACSPSDTEGSFSRSPINSKHSKHRSTMSTSSSSTVVQTLEKHPRGFSRFFSSKGKNGN; this comes from the exons ATGTCCATTCGATTTGATAGAGCTTTTGCGAAGGAGATG TCTGCAATGGATCGTCGAAGTTGGCCCTGGAAGAAAAAATCATCTGACAAGGCCGATAAAAATGCTGCAGCAATTGATTCTGCTGGTGGTACTGTGGCTTCAAGCAGATCGCTGATGGATAAG GATAACTACAAAAAACCCAACTATGTACAGATTTCAGTGGAATCATACACCCATCTGACTGGTTTGGAGGAGCAAGTGAAAACATATGAGGATCAAGTGAAAACATATGAGCAACAAGTTCAGACTTTGGAAGATGAAATTAAGGAGCTGAATGAAAAGCTATGTACAGCCAATTCAGAGATGATTACAAAGGAAAACCTTGTGAAACAGCACGCTAAAGTTGCTGAGGAAGCTGTTTCAG GTTGGGAAAAGGCTGAAGCAGAAGCTTTGGCACTGAAAACGCATCTAGAATCAGTTACACTTTCAAAGCTCACTGCTGAAGATCGGGCATCACATTTGGATGGCGCTCTTAAAGAGTGCATGCGGCAGATACGAAACCTGAAGGAGGAACATGAACAGAAATTGCAAGATGTTATTATCTCAAAGACCAGACAATTTGACAAAATTAAGCTCGAGTTTGAAGCAAAAATAGCTAATTTAGACCAAGAACTCCTTCGGTCTGCAGCTGAAAATGCTACTCTTTCGAGGTCACTGCAAGAGCGTTCTAACATGCTAATCAAAATAAGTGAAGAAAAATCACAAGCTGAGGCCGAGATTGAACTTTTGAAGAGCAATATTGAATCATGTGAAAGGGAAATAAATACACTTAAATATGAACTCCACATAGTTTCCAAGGAGCTGGAGATCCGTAATGAGGAAAAGAATATGAGCATGAGATCTGCTGAGGCAGCAAACAAGCAGCACATGGAGGGTGTCAAAAAAATAGCTAAGCTGGAAGCAGAGTGCCAGAGGTTACGCGGTCTTGTGCGGAAGAAGTTGCCTGGTCCTGCTGCACTTGCCCAAATGAAGCTAGAAGTTGAGAATTTAGGCCGAGATTATGGAGATTCTCGACTAAGGAGGTCACCTATTAAGCCTCCTAGTCCGCATCTGTCCGTGCCTGAATTTTCACTTGACAATGCTCATAAATTCCATAAACAGAATGAATTTCTCACGGAGCGTATGTTGGCCATGGAAGAAGATACAAAGATGCTGAAAGAAGCTTTGGCAAAGCGTAATAGCGAACTGCAGGCTTCTAGGAATCTGTGTGCCAAGGCAGAAAGTAGGCTTCAAAGTTTAGAAGCACAACTTCAAGTAAACAATCAACAGAAAGGTTCACCAAAATCTATGATTCAGGTTCCTACTGAAGGTTACCCTGGTCAAAATATGAGTAGTCCACCTAGCTTGATCTCCATGTCTGAAGATGGAAATGATGATGCCCAAAGTTGTGCTGAATCTTGGGCAACATCATTTATCACTGAGCTCTCTCAATTAAAGAAGGAAAAGAGCAGTGAAAAGCCAATTAACACAAAAAATGCTAAGCACTTGGAGCTCATGGATGATTTCCTGGAGATGGAGAGGTTGGCTTGCTTAAATGCAGATGATGCGATGACAATTTCAGATTCTCCAAACAATAAGACATCTGAAATTCAGAATGGTGATCCTTCAATTGATGTCTCTTCAGTCAAGGATACCCTGTCTGAAGGACAGTCTATTGTGAATCCATTAGTGAATTATGTATCTTCAAATATGGATTCTGATTTGGGACCTAATGCAGACCAGTCACCATTGATGAAGCTCCGGTCAAGAATTTCCATGTTACTCGAGTCTACATCTAATGATGCTGATGTGGGAAAAATTTTAGAGGATGTTAAACGTGTTGTGCAGGATGCACATGATGCTTTGTGTCAGCAGTCAGTAAGTTGTGTTTCTGAGCAAGTGAGTACACTTGATGATGCTGCATGCAATGGGCAGACTTGTTCTGAAGATGCCATCTTAACAGGAGAGAAGGAAATCATTTTGCCCCAAGATATTAAGGCAGCCACAGAGCCGGTACACTCAGTGTCAATCAGCCAAGAGTTGGTTACTGCCATTTCTAGTATTCACGATTTTATTTTGTGCCTGGGCCAGGAAGCAATAGCAGTTCATGACACATCCTCTGATGGTGATGGTCTGAGTAAAAAAATTGAGGAATTTTCTGTCACCTTTAATAAAGTGTTAAACGGCGATACAAGTTTGGATGGTTTTGTTTCTGACCTTGCTCGTGTATTAGCAAAAGCCAGTGAGCTTAGATTTAATGTCCTGGGTTATAAAGATCCTGAAGGAGAAATCAATAGTCCTGATTGCATAGATAAGGTTGCCTTACCTGAGAATAAAGTCCTTCAGAGGGATTCTTCAGGAGAAAGATATCAAAATGGTTGTGCCCACATTTCTAGTCCTAACTCTAACCCTGAGGTCCCTGATGATGGAAATTTGGTATCAGGCTATGGGTCAAATACAGCATCGTGCCAAGTCTCACTGGAGGAATATGAAGAATTGAAATCAGAGAAAGACAGCATGACTGCGGATCTTGCTAGGTGCGCTGAAAATCTGGAATTGACAAAATCCCAGTTGCATGAAACCGAGCAGCTTCTAGCTGAAGTTAAATCACAATTGGCTTCCGCACATAAGTTGAATAGCTTGGCTGAGACACAGCTGAAATGTATGGCAGAGTCATACAGATCACTTGAAGCTCATTCAGAGGAGTTGGAAACTGAGGTGAACCTTCTGCAAGGAAAAGTAGAAACCCTGGTGAATGAGCTTCAAGATGAAAAGCGATGTCATTGGGATGCTTTGACCAGATGCAAGGAGCTAGAAGAGCAACTGAAAAT GAAAGCTTCAGCTACTGAGGTTGACCTCAAGACCAAACAA GAAAGAGAGATAGCATCTGCAGCTGAAAAGCTAGCAGAGTGCCAGGAGACCATATTTCAACTTGGAAAGCAGTTGAAAGCTTTCCGTTCTCAAACAGAACCTATAGGATCTCCACACTACGAGAGGAGTCAAAGAGGCGAAGGATTTGCTGAAGAGGAACCCACCACCAGTGGCATGAACTTGCAGGACTTTGATCAGGCTGAAATGGATAGTACTGTTTCAGCAAACACACACAGAACAGGCGCCGAGTCGCCCATGGATTTGTATAGCCAAGCGTGTAGTCCATCTGATACCGAAGGAAGCTTCTCAAGATCACCAATCAATTCAAAGCATTCAAAACACAGGTCTACAATGTCGACGTCCTCATCTTCCACTGTTGTTCAGACGCTGGAGAAACATCCACGAGGTTTTAGCAGGTTCTTTTCCTCAAAAGGAAAGAATGGCAATTAG